The Lycium barbarum isolate Lr01 chromosome 4, ASM1917538v2, whole genome shotgun sequence nucleotide sequence CTTCAAAAAGCGAAGAGGTATTGTAAATTGTTTTTAACTATTATGAACTGACAGTGTAATTTAACTTATTATAACATACTATATATCTTATTTTTCAAGTTATTAATTCCACTTATTATGGGCATGTTACAAATTTGTCTCTTACTCCTCTAGTTTGTCATAATTGTGTATATAAATGGGGTTAAACTTAGAAAAGTAGCATAAAAAAATTAATGCCCACTGTTTCACATAATGTATGAAAAATAATTACAAATTCCACTTACAAACTTTAAAATAGTACAGTTCTACTTTTAGAAAGCTATAAGCATACAACAAGGGATGGTTCACATACTTGACAATAGATGAGCACTCATTTGTGCTCTTGCAGGGAGATGACAGTTTCAAAAGCACCAGCCAATGCTCTCACTTTGTTCTTCCTTTGCTCCCTAAGTTTGCTTGCAGTCTCTTCAATCACATTATTTGAAACCACTGATTCGTTATTCTTGCCTTGCACCACTTGATGTTGAAATTTTGATGATGCCACATTCATATTTTTCGCTGGCTCTGCTTCTGTACTTTCTTCTACCGCGACCCCAATTTGCTTGGGATTGAGACTTTCGGTTTCTTCTGCCATGGGAGTTTCTTTTTCTTGGTTTGTTTTTTCGTCCTCCTCTTTCGATTCTTGAATCTCCTCGGATGCATTTGTGActatttcttctttttccttctctGATGAATCAGGTTCATTAGGCTCATTGCTGATTTCTTCTGGTTCTTCaattttggtttcttgattttcCACTAGTTCAGCTGCAGCTTTGATGTCCTCTAATTCAGCATTGTTTACATTTTCATCAATAATCTCTTCAATGTGATCCTCTGTGGCTGAATCAATATCATTCTCCCCTGCATCAGAATCAGCAATCATTTCATTGTCACTTATGATCGTTTCCTTTTCCGTGTCATGAATTGTTAGTTCTTGATGATCCTCTGGCTCTGACTGTTCACCCTCAGAAATGACATTCTGAGCTACATCTGGAGAATTTGTTGTTACCGATGCTTTTGTAGTTGAACCACTAGCACTATCATGCTTCCTGGTCGTAGTTGTGGTTGTCTTTTTTTTGGTCACTGGCCTAGAATTTAGGCCAGCACCGCGTTGTTTCCCAATGGCATCCTTACTGGTAGTAGTTTTTGAGGATTTATCCAAAAGGGGTCTATGGGAAGTAGAAGTCTTGGTTGATAAAGACGAGGATGAACGAGGAATTCTCTCCCTAGGACTAGGGGAAATTCGAGTTTTTGGAGAGGAAGAAGGTAAGGGAGGCTTATTATCGAATGATCTTCTTCGAGATAGATTAGATGTTTTGGTACTGTGAGTGTTGTGCAAGTCACTTGAGGATGCAGACTTCTTGGCTTGAGCAATTGTTGGTTTGAGATAGCTGGGAGTGTTCTTGTTTAAGGTACTAGCTGTTGTTAATGTTGGATCAACTTGTTTTCGGATAGGGGATGTTGTTTTTGATGTGTTTGTTGTGCTTCTCTGGTGTTGTATTGGTGATGTTCCTCTCTTCTCCTTCCCTGCAGGAGAAGGAGCTGTGTCCCTTGCCCTTGTTGCCATTCTTTTGTCTTTGGCTAGATTTTATATCTGCAAAACATATCACAGATGAGTACAAAAGAGTTTAGGTTTTATTCAATAGcgaaatataaaatatttaaacGTCCAAGTGACCTAGATGATAAATAGGCTGAATATGATCCTTAAACTTGTCAAGATTTTCATTTGGACACATAAACTAAAGCTTGTACCTATCGATCACTTGATCTCGAGCTAAACTGTGTCTATAAGATGTGTCTGACACATTCTTTGAAATAGCTTAAGCGTGTGTTGCCACCCAAAGTGGCACATCTCAACTTATTATGACGAGTGCATTTTGAACTTATCAAATTCCTTATGTTACTTTTTGATCTCAATAAACCCTCAATGATATACTAGACAGTAAGAGCTTTCCTTGGGTAAGGATTTGCATATATAGCTGCCTAAATCGTAAATTTGAGCTTACTATGTAGACAGCCGTGAGAAAGTAAAATTAAAAGAATGGAAAATGGTGAAATTTGGTCCTCTAATATCTCAAAATTAAGCATCTCTGACTTTTATTAGGAAAACCTGTTTCTGCTGTTAATAGAGCTCAAATGTGAGTAATTTTAAACTACAGTCACAAGCTAAGAGGCAAATCATCAATGATGTATcaaaattcttttttattttttaatttggcCCCTGTTCATAATGGTCTCTTTTTACGTTCTTTAGTTCTAACCAAATCTACGAAGGTGGACATGCAAAGTAATTATCTATTTGCTTGTGCACATTACAAATACAAGTATATTTATTTCAAAAAGCTTGAAATACACTTTAGAAATAAATATTACTATATTCAATTTTGATTGACGAAAAGATTTCGTATATTCTCAGCCACAGTCCTACGAATTAAAAAAGTGCAATTTTTCTCATGCACTTTTATCTTACCAAAAGACTTATCCGTTTGACCTTCtcaattcccttttttttttttttaatattcttttTCCCTATCCTAAACCATTTTCTATTTATTCATCTACTAATCAGCCATCCCTATCCACCCCatccaaaaaaggaaaaagaaaaaaataagacaCAAAAAGTAACTATTATTGATCTTTTGGGATACTTGAAGAGAAAGTAGTAGTATTACGAATTAAACAATGTATAAGATGCTTCAAATCGGTTATCAATTCGAAAGAAATATCACAAATTTCATGAAACAAAATGCATTAGTTCCAAAAGCAATATCATAAATTTCATGAAACTAAATGCATTAGTTCCAAAAGCAATATCATAATTTTCATGAAACAAAATGCATAAGTTCCAAAAGCAAGGAGAAGCTTTAATTAAGATAGAGGAAAACACACCTTTTTTAATGAAAGGAGATTATGAAAAGCCTTCATCATTAAGGATTGTTTTTTTTATTGTTGGGGGAAAACAAACTCGGGTATTTGGGAGCAAACCAGCTTAAAACAAGGAAGGATATGAAAGAAAGGAAGGAGAAAATGTTgatttgaaaaggaaaaaaagataggcattttttgaagtttggtggTAATATTTCGTGCTTAAATTATGGACAGCCTAAAATTGTGGAAAACAAGGTATAATGCTCTCCTTGGTTCTCTAGCTTCATAAATCATTAACGTAAATAATTACTCCATCCGTTCACTATAGactttgcacgccccttaagaaataataaatatagTGCATAATTTATCATGGtaccatattaattggtgc carries:
- the LOC132635603 gene encoding uncharacterized protein LOC132635603, translated to MATRARDTAPSPAGKEKRGTSPIQHQRSTTNTSKTTSPIRKQVDPTLTTASTLNKNTPSYLKPTIAQAKKSASSSDLHNTHSTKTSNLSRRRSFDNKPPLPSSSPKTRISPSPRERIPRSSSSLSTKTSTSHRPLLDKSSKTTTSKDAIGKQRGAGLNSRPVTKKKTTTTTTRKHDSASGSTTKASVTTNSPDVAQNVISEGEQSEPEDHQELTIHDTEKETIISDNEMIADSDAGENDIDSATEDHIEEIIDENVNNAELEDIKAAAELVENQETKIEEPEEISNEPNEPDSSEKEKEEIVTNASEEIQESKEEDEKTNQEKETPMAEETESLNPKQIGVAVEESTEAEPAKNMNVASSKFQHQVVQGKNNESVVSNNVIEETASKLREQRKNKVRALAGAFETVISLQEHK